Genomic window (Nicotiana sylvestris chromosome 7, ASM39365v2, whole genome shotgun sequence):
AAGAGGATGTGGTAGTCATGGACGGCATTCTCGTTGAGCCGAAACATGGCGCAAGAGCTAAATCTTCGCCGTCAACGTCAGATTCCGGTGGAAGGTGGTCGTCGTCAACATCAGGAAGTGAAAATAGCTCTCACATGTCGGAAGTTTGTCGGTGGTGGGGGGATACCGGCACGTGCCGCTTTGGTTCCAAATGCCGGGTCtctctcttctctttcttctctctctttctcaaAGGAATATGATCCAATGCTTCTGGAATATTCTTGCACTCATTGAACGGTTGAGATCAACTTTCTAGTTTTGACATTGATCTCAACCACAAATTTTCTCATTCATAGTCAACTTTACTAAAATGCACAACTCAAAACATTTATCCCTTCAATTAAACAGTTTGTGCACGGAAAAGAAGATTTACGCCCAACTGCTTTCGCCACCTGGAATCATTCTGAGGTATTAACATTTTAACTAAATGTATTTACCGCTGAATTTATCTTTTTTAGGATTATAATGTATCAATTAAAGTTCATTGTGAAAAATCATTGTGATCATCTTCACATGGTTATGTTTGTAGGCACCGAGCAGCAGGTCATACAGTTCAGGATCATGTGCATATGGACCGAGGGGCCGATCTGCTCATCACCAGGTCCACTCAGCCGCGTCTTCAACAGAATCAGCAGCAATGGCCACGCCTACTGCTGTCAAAAAAATTGTGTCAACTAAAGACAAAGAGCCCCCAAGCAGCGACAGTAGCCCCAGTTCCACCACCTCCACAATTGGTATCTCTGGCACTGACTGGTCTCCCTTGGATGATAATATCGAAGTTTCTTTGCCTTCTGGTGAAAAATGTCCTTCTAGGGAAGATGTTGATGCTCATATACAGACTGTTCTCTATGGTCTTTCTGGAAGGAAGAGATTGCCAGTATGTGTTGAATTTTCTGAGGAGTAGCTGTGCCATATTCCCAAGTCTCCCTTCTTGCCATCAACTACCAATAAGGTAATCAAGAGCTGTTAGTTACTTCCTTCAAATTTCAAAAGGATTGTAACTGCTTTTGTTGCGTTGCAGATTTGACAACTTCTGGAGTAGTACTATCATAACAAAGACTATTGTCAAATAATATCTAGGATATGAATGGACAATTGGACATGGATCATACAACATTGAATTGCTTAGTGTTTTTGGCTGATACAGAATAAAACTGGAAACATACTAATAGCTGATATGAAGTGCAGGGTTGCAGGGGTCTTGCCCCAAATGATCTCAGTTTACCAAAATCAAGATGTTCGATATTCTTTTTTGTAAATTTGCTTCCTGAATGTTGAGCTTTTGTATAAAAAATCAACATAACATCACCTACATATCGCAGCGGATAGTCCCTGAATACTCTGAGAACTGTTTGCTTAAGGCAATTAGGTTCAACTTTACCAATCAATCAAAGTGAGAGGTACTAAATTTGCCTTGATCCTTGCCATGATTGTTTTTAGGTATAACTTCGCGCAATTATACAGTTTCTTTTGTTGTGCTAGTATTTTTCATTTCACCCAGTAAATAGGTGAGAGAAGTAACTTGCTCGAGGTACAGGATAACACTAGGACTGAAATTCGTAATAAATTATTCAAATTTTGACGTCTTGGCTATAAAAGAGAGTACAAGGATTTAAATTCTATTCGAATTGTGACAGCCTGACCATTTTAATGTCTTAGCAGAAATTTATCGTGCTAGTGTTTGAGAACCAGTATAAGGTTCACCACTTGTAGCTCTAAATTTGTAAAGTGTGTTGATAATAAAATCAAATTTCCTTGGTTTTAGTAGCTCAAGCGCGTAGGTTTATAAAGAAATGCTGGTCGTCCTTAAGGTGTGTTCGCTACAAAACAGTTCTGAAAGTTATTTACTTATGGGAAAAAGAGGATCAGATTTTATGTGTTTGCCTTGGTTTTAGTCAATCTATGAATCAGGCATTTGAATTTCGCTGTTGTGCGTAGCAAGTTAACGTGTCCTTTTAAGGAATATTATTCTCATCTGTTCAATAATTTGTGATGAACCTGAATCTCCACTCACATCTACCAATTAGATTGGTTGGCTCAACAAATTTCTACCGTGATGGGGTGATTGCAAGTGGGGAAGGAAGTCTGGACGTTGGTTTTCGCCAGTGCCGGGTGGTAGGAGAAAGAGGAGTTGATGTTtttattttcctatttttctcTGCGTCGAAATTTCTATATTTAATCTACGAAACGAAAATAACCTGAATTTTTACCACAGTAAAATGGCATGGCACTTTATGTCACCAAAGTGGCTGGAATGATTTTTTTTGAGGTTCAGGCAACTACATAATAAATAAATGATTTAGTAGTTGTAAAAAGGCCCCGCCTCTTGACATTCTCTCTCTAGACTTTCTCTCTCGGCGCACGGTTGAGCGTGCATGCTATCTTGCGCTGATCGAAAAAGGGGAGAGGACGACTAAAAAAGAATGTAACAAAGGTTCAATTAGCAGAATTCATAGCATCAGGTAGTAGAAGTAGGAATTTGGGAAGGAACTGTGGAAATGATTCACAATTAGGAACCCTAACTTGCGGCAAAGGAACACCGGTGATATCATCCAATTCTGTAGGATTGAGCACCATGCAGACGAAGCTAACGCATGATCTGGGGAGTTTGAGTCCTAATGTGAGGAATTCTACACCTCAATCAGCTGTTGTGAAGACTGGTATGGGAAATTCAGAAGAAATCATTGTTCCATTGGTCGATACTATTCCATTAATGGAAACAGTGAAGAAGCAAAAGGAGAAAAGTACAATAGTAGAAGAAGTAACAAAATCAAGTAATACATGTACTACAAGCAACACAAAGCACATGGAGGAGCAACAAGGTAAGAATCAGAATACTACAAAGGCACTAGGTGAAGAGGCAGTAAAACCAGAGTTGGGGAAAACTGAGAAAAATTGGGCAAATCTATTCACTAGCAACAAACCGGCTACAAAAGGAATGGATCTAGTGTTCATACCACCTACCATTCATGATGGAGTAAAGAAAGTGCAGTTACAACAGGAG
Coding sequences:
- the LOC104246991 gene encoding uncharacterized protein — translated: MDLFCGNSNDSQASKVQSLDVSPINSQNFIGRGRFYPGPKTRILDPYTSSDSSGSSSNRVLSPLARYLHSSSPVSFASDSPERRSLVNTSSGSRSGSGSGGVFRSPLASIENIEILPAFRTPVKVEEDVVVMDGILVEPKHGARAKSSPSTSDSGGRWSSSTSGSENSSHMSEVCRWWGDTGTCRFGSKCRFVHGKEDLRPTAFATWNHSEAPSSRSYSSGSCAYGPRGRSAHHQVHSAASSTESAAMATPTAVKKIVSTKDKEPPSSDSSPSSTTSTIGISGTDWSPLDDNIEVSLPSGEKCPSREDVDAHIQTVLYGLSGRKRLPVCVEFSEE